Genomic DNA from bacterium:
CGGTGCTCGTACCGTTGTTCGTCAACGCCGGTCAGCTGTGGGTGGTTCTGACCAAACGTTCAGACGATCTGCCGCAACATGGTGGACAGGTCGCGTTTCCGGGCGGCGGCTATGAGCTGGGGGAGGACGCCTGGACCGCCGCGCTGCGCGAGACCAGGGAAGAGATCGGCCTCAAGGAGAAGGGCGTTGCGCGTCTGGGCGAGTTGGACGATCTGGATACTTTTTCGGGCTTTCGGATTCGCCCATGCGTCGGCGCCATCCCGTACCCCTACGAAATCCGGATCAACGAAGCAGAGATCGCGGACGTTTTCGAGGTGCCCGTGATGGCCTTCGCGGATGTGCGAGTGGTCGAGGACCGGGTGGTCACGGTGGACGGCCACGACCGGATGTTCCGGATCTACCACGTCGGCAGGCATCGCGTCTGGGGACTGACCGCGGCGATCGTGCGGAATCTGACGGAGCGACTGGGCTTG
This window encodes:
- a CDS encoding CoA pyrophosphatase; amino-acid sequence: MSERPVGTASSWIIEIRKRLAEPPPKRMVMGDRRPAAVLVPLFVNAGQLWVVLTKRSDDLPQHGGQVAFPGGGYELGEDAWTAALRETREEIGLKEKGVARLGELDDLDTFSGFRIRPCVGAIPYPYEIRINEAEIADVFEVPVMAFADVRVVEDRVVTVDGHDRMFRIYHVGRHRVWGLTAAIVRNLTERLGLEMTAPA